The proteins below come from a single Drosophila miranda strain MSH22 chromosome Y unlocalized genomic scaffold, D.miranda_PacBio2.1 Contig_Y1_pilon, whole genome shotgun sequence genomic window:
- the LOC117190965 gene encoding uncharacterized protein LOC117190965, which produces MPQLRLRREKHHIGIRSIGDSLTSLKARTTTYIKSRTSGYQLTLQFGNKSHIAYQPDSEIDISNWNLPANTPLADESFYRTKRIDLLLGTEAFYGALAVGQIRICPNLPTLQKTLFGWVVAGRYQRQYNRQPPLCLATVEESIDKNLQQLWKVDSFVDPSARMLPNHRRCEDHFRDTTHQDASGRIGVRLPFQEDPSCLGSSFDTARTRFFAIERRLARLPEIRSQYISFMQEYESLGHMSLVLNPNLEEPHYYIPHHFVLKPSSTSTKLRVVFDASCRTTSQRSLNDLLLVGPTIQDELYLQLLRFRMHRYRQVLVS; this is translated from the exons ATGCCACAG CTTCGCCTTCGTCGTGAAAAACACCACATTGGAATTCGCAGTATAGGAGACTCCCTTACTAGTTTGAAGGCTCGTACGACTACCTATATTAAGTCACGTACTTCCGGCTATCAGCTCACTCTCCAGTTTGGAAACAAATCCCATATTGCCTACCAGCCAGATAGTGAGATCGACATATCGAATTGGAACCTACCAGCTAACACTCCATTGGCTGACGAATCGTTCTATAGGACTAAACGTATTGATTTGTTACTGGGGACCGAAGCCTTCTATGGAGCTCTAGCTGTTGGCCAGATTCGCATTTGTCCAAATCTTCCCACTTTGCAGAAGACTCTTTTTGGTTGGGTTGTTGCTGGGAGGTACCAGCGGCAATATAACAGACAGCCGCCATTGTGCTTGGCGACTGTAGAAGAGTCGATCGACAAGAATTTGCAGCAATTATGGAAAGTGGACTCATTTGTCGATCCAAGCGCTAGAATGCTCCCAAATCATCGTCGCTGTGAGGACCATTTCAGGGACACAACACATCAGGATGCCAGTGGGCGGATTGGCGTTCGCTTGCCATTTCAAGAAGATCCAAGTTGTCTTGGAAGTTCCTTCGATACAGCTCGAACTCGATTTTTTGCCATTGAGAGACGTCTCGCTCGTCTACCGGAAATTCGCTCGCAGTATATCTCGTTCATGCAGGAATATGAAAGTCTCGGCCATATGTCCCTCGTACTGAATCCTAACTTGGAAGAACCGcattattatataccccaccaTTTCGTTCTGAAACCAAGCAGTACCTCGACGAAGCTCAGAGTTGTCTTTGACGCCTCTTGCCGTACAACATCTCAAAGGTCACTTAACGATCTACTTTTAGTCGGCCCTACCATTCAGGATGAGTTGTACTTGCAATTGCTGCGGTTCCGCATGCATAGGTACAGGCAGGTACTTGTGAGTTAG
- the LOC108157943 gene encoding uncharacterized protein LOC108157943, whose translation MHFTKTRSCRSTMPLMLLLIVLTAGAWCASSSKPLEKRSLALDVYPEASIPWAITSGPRALNGGPWNLGWPTWSGGHTSLGIGPTPNEVAHAISVAKQASANVLIAQQHLQAAKENVLNQQRIATERQTQAVILKQKSQAAAAIQRSEAIQQRLAASKAAVAHAAAHAAAAEIQKTEHEAAKLGHFTRNAHPGVGNPLPIIGSGNNNFSPSNVETIGFGHWLSGSTAGKSVNNWY comes from the coding sequence ATGCATTTCACAAAGACACGAAGCTGCCGGTCAACTATGCCATTGATGCTTCTACTAATTGTTCTAACTGCTGGTGCCTGGTGTGCTTCCAGCTCCAAGCCGTTAGAAAAGCGGAGTCTCGCTTTGGACGTCTATCCCGAAGCCAGCATTCCATGGGCTATAACGAGTGGCCCGCGAGCTTTGAACGGAGGGCCTTGGAACCTTGGTTGGCCCACTTGGAGTGGGGGACACACCTCGCTGGGAATCGGGCCGACACCCAACGAAGTTGCACACGCTATTTCGGTAGCTAAGCAGGCCTCAGCCAATGTTCTTATAGCGCAGCAGCATTTACAAGCGGCTAAGGAAAACGTGTTAAATCAGCAACGCATCGCCACGGAAAGACAAACTCAGGCAGTAATACTGAAGCAAAAGTCTCAGGCGGCGGCTGCGATTCAACGTTCTGAGGCGATACAGCAGCGTCTTGCTGCCTCAAAGGCAGCTGTGGCACATGCTGCTGCTCATGCAGCTGCTGCGGAAATCCAGAAAACCGAACATGAGGCGGCCAAGCTTGGCCACTTCACAAGAAACGCGCACCCGGGAGTTGGTAATCCACTCCCTATTATTGGATCGGGAAACAATAATTTTTCGCCCTCCAATGTAGAAACGATCGGATTTGGGCATTGGCTCTCTGGCAGTACCGCAGGGAAATCTGTCAATAATTGGTACTAA